The DNA sequence ATATCCATCTCACAGCGTTGTTTTGCATGAGCAACAATTTCTCCAAAGTCTTTGTCTTTTTCCCAATCGCTTAAAGTTTGCATTGAAATTCCTAAATATACCGCCAACCCTACTTTTGTTTTAGGCGCAAAAATAATACTTTCTTTGGTTTCTTTTAGCACTTTTTTTTCATTAAAATATTCATCAATTTTTGAAATCAATTCTTCTTTGGTTAAGCTCTTGCCATTAGTCATCATTCTTGCCATTACGCCACCTTTTCTTTAAAATCAAGCTCTTTAATTTCCAAGTCTAAAAAAGACTTTTTAAAGGTAATAATT is a window from the Campylobacter sp. RM10537 genome containing:
- a CDS encoding DNA-packaging protein yields the protein MARMMTNGKSLTKEELISKIDEYFNEKKVLKETKESIIFAPKTKVGLAVYLGISMQTLSDWEKDKDFGEIVAHAKQRCEMDIVNHSLIGTYTPSVSMFLLKNQHGYVDKQEVVSDNVQKIEIIRSEVK